In Falco biarmicus isolate bFalBia1 chromosome 5, bFalBia1.pri, whole genome shotgun sequence, a single genomic region encodes these proteins:
- the AASS gene encoding alpha-aminoadipic semialdehyde synthase, mitochondrial isoform X1 yields the protein MLRAFSHTDGRCVFHHASKRWHHRKSVLAIRREDVNAWERRAPLAPKHVKELTQMGYKVLVQPSNRRAIHEKDYVKAGGIIQEDISEASLIVGVKRPPEDKLIPKKNYAFFSHTIKAQEANMPLLDEILRQEIRLFDYEKMVDHKGMRVVAFGKWAGVAGMINILHGLGLRFLALGHNTPFMHIGMAHNYRNSSQAVQAVRDAGYEISLGLMPKSVGPLTFVFTGTGNVSKGAQEMFNALPCEFVEPHELKEVSRSGDLRKVYGTVLSRHHHLVRKRDGLYDPVDYDKHPELYTSRFNTDIAPYTTCLINGIYWEQHTPRLLSRQDAQKLLVPVRSATGSTEGCPELPHKLLAICDISADTGGSIEFMTECTTIDSPFCMYDADQHIIHDSVEGSGILMCSIDNLPAQLPIEATEYFGDMLFPYIEEMLLSEGSEPLESQNYSSVVRDAVIASNGSLTAKYEYIQKLRESREHAQSLKMGNKKRVLLLGSGYVSGPVLEYLTRDSSVGITVASVMKEQLEQLTKKYSNVTSVHMDVIKDEEKLSSLVKKHELVISLLPYSAHPLVAKKCIDSKVNLVTASYLTPAMKELQESVEAAGITVISEMGLDPGLDHMLAMECIDKAKEVGATVVSYTSFCGGLPAPEHSDNPLRYKFSWSPQGVLLNTVQSATYLKNGEIINIPAGGALLDSVTPMDFFPGLNLEGFPNRDSTKYAEPYGIQTAHTLLRGTLRYKGYSKTMGGFVKLGLINPDPYPLLSSTSPPLTWKELMCKLIGIKPSAEYHVLKEAVFSKLEKDKRQLEAVEWLGLLGDEPVPAADSIVGALAKHMEKKLPFGAGERDMIVMRNEIGLRHPSGHLEDKFIDLVVYGDNKGYSAMAKTVGYPTAIAAKMVLDGEIDTKGMVIPLTKNVYRPILERVRAEGIVYSTHSVIKQ from the exons ATGCTTCGAGCCTTTAGTCACACAGATGGTAGGTGTGTGTTTCATCATGCTTCTAAGCGTTGGCATCATCGTAAGTCTGTGCTGGCAATCAGGAGAGAAGATGTTAATGCGTGGGAAAGAAGAGCACCTCTAGCACCAAAGCATGTTAAGGAATTGACACAGATGGGGTACAAGGTCTTGGTGCAGCCATCAAACCGGAGAGCCATCCATGAAAAG gATTATGTCAAAGCAGGTGGCATTATTCAAGAAGATATTTCCGAGGCTTCTCTGATAGTAGGTGTGAAGAGACCTCCAGAGGACAAACTAATCCCTAAAAAGAACTATGCCTTCTTCTCTCACACTATTAAAGCCCAAGAGGCAAACATGCCCCTTTTGGATGAGATTCTGAGACAG gaaattcGACTGTTTGACTATGAAAAAATGGTTGATCATAAAGGAATGCGAGTTGTGGCCTTTGGAAAGTGGGCTGGTGTAGCAG GAATGATCAACATCCTACATGGATTAGGATTACGATTTTTAGCCCTGGGACATAACACTCCCTTCATG CACATTGGGATGGCACATAACTACAGGAATagcagccaggctgtgcaggCAGTACGGGATGCTGGATATGAAATTTCACTGGGATTGATGCCAAAGTCAGTTGGGCCCTTAACATTTGTATTTACAGGCACTGGTAATGTTTCTAAG GGTGCTCAAGAAATGTTCAATGCTCTCCCATGTGAGTTTGTGGAGCCACATGAGTTAAAGGAAGTTTCCAGATCTGGAG aCCTCAGAAAAGTCTATGGGACAGTGTTAAGTCGTCACCATCATCTTGTAAGGAAACGTGATGGACTATATGATCCTGTAGATTATGATAAACATCCAGAACTGTACACTTCTCGCTTTAACACTGAT ATTGCACCCTACACAACTTGTTTAATTAATGGCATATACTGGGAACAACATACTCCTCGCTTGTTAAGCCGACAGGATGCTCAGAAGCTTCTGGTGCCAGTTAGATCTGCTACTGGTTCAACAGAGGGTTGTCCTGAGTTGCCACACAA ACTTCTGGCAATATGTGACATTTCAGCAGACACTGGAGGATCTATAGAATTTATGACGGAGTGTACAACAATTGACAGTCCATTTTGTATGTATGATGCTGACCAGCATATTATTCATGACAG TGTTGAAGGCTCTGGGATTCTGATGTGTTCCATCGACAATCTGCCAGCTCAGCTTCCTATAGAAGCAACAGAGTACTTTGGCGATATGCTTTTCCCCTATATTGAAGAGATG CTGTTATCAGAAGGCTCAGAACCTCTTGAAAGCCAGAATTACTCATCTGTTGTTCGAGAT GCAGTGATTGCATCCAATGGCTCGCTGACAGCTAAGTACGAATATATCCAGAAACTGAGGGAGAGCAG GGAACACGCTCAGTCACTGAAGATGGGTAATAAGAAGAGGGTTTTATTGCTCGGATCCGGCTATGTTTCTGGCCCCGTACTTGAATATCTCACTAGAGATTCCAGTGTTGGCATCACAGTTG catcCGTCATGAAGGAACAACTTGAACAATtgacaaaaaaatacagcaacgTTACTTCAGTTCATATGGATGTCATTAAGGATGAGGAAAAGCTCTCCTCTTTGGTGAAGAAACATGAGCTTGTCATCAG TTTGCTGCCTTATTCAGCACATCCTTTGGTTGCTAAGAAATGTATTGACAGCAAAGTGAACTTGGTAACAGCCAGCTACTTAACACCAGCTATGAAGGAACTCCAGGAGAG CGTAGAAGCTGCTGGTATTACAGTTATCAGCGAAATGGGTTTGGATCCTGGTCTTGACCATATGTTGGCAATGGAATGTATTGACAAGGCAAAAGAAGTTGGTGCTACG GTTGTATCTTACACTTCTTTCTGCGGTGGCCTGCCAGCTCCAGAGCACTCTGACAATCCTCTGAGATACAAGTTCAGCTGGAGCCCACAAGGAGTGTTACTGAATACAGTTCAGTCTGCTAcgtatttaaaaaatggagaG ATTATCAATATTCCAGCTGGAGGAGCGTTACTTGATTCTGTTACTCCGATGGATTTTTTCCCAGGATTAAACCTTGAAGGTTTTCCTAACAGAGATAGTACCAAATATGCTGAGCCATATGGTATTCAGACAGCTCATACTTTGTTGAGAGGCACCTTAAGATACAAA ggATACTCCAAAACTATGGGAGGCTTTGTAAAACTAGGATTAATTAACCCTGACCCTTATCCTTTGCTAAGCTCAACCTCACCACCTCTAACCTGG aaaGAGCTCATGTGCAAACTAATTGGAATTAAGCCATCTGCTGAGTACCATGTTCTTAAGGAAGCTGTATTTAGCAAACTGGAAAAGGACAAACGTCAGCTGGAGGCAGTGGAATG GCTAGGTTTATTGGGAGATGAACCAGTTCCAGCAGCAGATTCTATTGTGGGGGCTCTTGCAAAGCACATGGAGAAGAAGCTGCCCTTTG GCGCTGGAGAGAGAGACATGATTGTTATGAGAAATGAAATAGGTCTCAGACATCCTTCTGGTCATTTGGAAGACAAATTTATCGATCTGGTTGTCTATGGTGACAACAAAGGATACTCCGCGATGGCTAAAACAGTAGGGTATCCCACAGCTATTGCTGCTAAGATGGTTCTAGATG GTGAAATAGACACCAAAGGCATGGTTATACCATTGACGAAGAACGTTTATAGACCAATACTTGAACGTGTCCGGGCAGAAGGCATTGTGTACAGTACGCACA
- the AASS gene encoding alpha-aminoadipic semialdehyde synthase, mitochondrial isoform X2, whose protein sequence is MINILHGLGLRFLALGHNTPFMHIGMAHNYRNSSQAVQAVRDAGYEISLGLMPKSVGPLTFVFTGTGNVSKGAQEMFNALPCEFVEPHELKEVSRSGDLRKVYGTVLSRHHHLVRKRDGLYDPVDYDKHPELYTSRFNTDIAPYTTCLINGIYWEQHTPRLLSRQDAQKLLVPVRSATGSTEGCPELPHKLLAICDISADTGGSIEFMTECTTIDSPFCMYDADQHIIHDSVEGSGILMCSIDNLPAQLPIEATEYFGDMLFPYIEEMLLSEGSEPLESQNYSSVVRDAVIASNGSLTAKYEYIQKLRESREHAQSLKMGNKKRVLLLGSGYVSGPVLEYLTRDSSVGITVASVMKEQLEQLTKKYSNVTSVHMDVIKDEEKLSSLVKKHELVISLLPYSAHPLVAKKCIDSKVNLVTASYLTPAMKELQESVEAAGITVISEMGLDPGLDHMLAMECIDKAKEVGATVVSYTSFCGGLPAPEHSDNPLRYKFSWSPQGVLLNTVQSATYLKNGEIINIPAGGALLDSVTPMDFFPGLNLEGFPNRDSTKYAEPYGIQTAHTLLRGTLRYKGYSKTMGGFVKLGLINPDPYPLLSSTSPPLTWKELMCKLIGIKPSAEYHVLKEAVFSKLEKDKRQLEAVEWLGLLGDEPVPAADSIVGALAKHMEKKLPFGAGERDMIVMRNEIGLRHPSGHLEDKFIDLVVYGDNKGYSAMAKTVGYPTAIAAKMVLDGEIDTKGMVIPLTKNVYRPILERVRAEGIVYSTHSVIKQ, encoded by the exons ATGATCAACATCCTACATGGATTAGGATTACGATTTTTAGCCCTGGGACATAACACTCCCTTCATG CACATTGGGATGGCACATAACTACAGGAATagcagccaggctgtgcaggCAGTACGGGATGCTGGATATGAAATTTCACTGGGATTGATGCCAAAGTCAGTTGGGCCCTTAACATTTGTATTTACAGGCACTGGTAATGTTTCTAAG GGTGCTCAAGAAATGTTCAATGCTCTCCCATGTGAGTTTGTGGAGCCACATGAGTTAAAGGAAGTTTCCAGATCTGGAG aCCTCAGAAAAGTCTATGGGACAGTGTTAAGTCGTCACCATCATCTTGTAAGGAAACGTGATGGACTATATGATCCTGTAGATTATGATAAACATCCAGAACTGTACACTTCTCGCTTTAACACTGAT ATTGCACCCTACACAACTTGTTTAATTAATGGCATATACTGGGAACAACATACTCCTCGCTTGTTAAGCCGACAGGATGCTCAGAAGCTTCTGGTGCCAGTTAGATCTGCTACTGGTTCAACAGAGGGTTGTCCTGAGTTGCCACACAA ACTTCTGGCAATATGTGACATTTCAGCAGACACTGGAGGATCTATAGAATTTATGACGGAGTGTACAACAATTGACAGTCCATTTTGTATGTATGATGCTGACCAGCATATTATTCATGACAG TGTTGAAGGCTCTGGGATTCTGATGTGTTCCATCGACAATCTGCCAGCTCAGCTTCCTATAGAAGCAACAGAGTACTTTGGCGATATGCTTTTCCCCTATATTGAAGAGATG CTGTTATCAGAAGGCTCAGAACCTCTTGAAAGCCAGAATTACTCATCTGTTGTTCGAGAT GCAGTGATTGCATCCAATGGCTCGCTGACAGCTAAGTACGAATATATCCAGAAACTGAGGGAGAGCAG GGAACACGCTCAGTCACTGAAGATGGGTAATAAGAAGAGGGTTTTATTGCTCGGATCCGGCTATGTTTCTGGCCCCGTACTTGAATATCTCACTAGAGATTCCAGTGTTGGCATCACAGTTG catcCGTCATGAAGGAACAACTTGAACAATtgacaaaaaaatacagcaacgTTACTTCAGTTCATATGGATGTCATTAAGGATGAGGAAAAGCTCTCCTCTTTGGTGAAGAAACATGAGCTTGTCATCAG TTTGCTGCCTTATTCAGCACATCCTTTGGTTGCTAAGAAATGTATTGACAGCAAAGTGAACTTGGTAACAGCCAGCTACTTAACACCAGCTATGAAGGAACTCCAGGAGAG CGTAGAAGCTGCTGGTATTACAGTTATCAGCGAAATGGGTTTGGATCCTGGTCTTGACCATATGTTGGCAATGGAATGTATTGACAAGGCAAAAGAAGTTGGTGCTACG GTTGTATCTTACACTTCTTTCTGCGGTGGCCTGCCAGCTCCAGAGCACTCTGACAATCCTCTGAGATACAAGTTCAGCTGGAGCCCACAAGGAGTGTTACTGAATACAGTTCAGTCTGCTAcgtatttaaaaaatggagaG ATTATCAATATTCCAGCTGGAGGAGCGTTACTTGATTCTGTTACTCCGATGGATTTTTTCCCAGGATTAAACCTTGAAGGTTTTCCTAACAGAGATAGTACCAAATATGCTGAGCCATATGGTATTCAGACAGCTCATACTTTGTTGAGAGGCACCTTAAGATACAAA ggATACTCCAAAACTATGGGAGGCTTTGTAAAACTAGGATTAATTAACCCTGACCCTTATCCTTTGCTAAGCTCAACCTCACCACCTCTAACCTGG aaaGAGCTCATGTGCAAACTAATTGGAATTAAGCCATCTGCTGAGTACCATGTTCTTAAGGAAGCTGTATTTAGCAAACTGGAAAAGGACAAACGTCAGCTGGAGGCAGTGGAATG GCTAGGTTTATTGGGAGATGAACCAGTTCCAGCAGCAGATTCTATTGTGGGGGCTCTTGCAAAGCACATGGAGAAGAAGCTGCCCTTTG GCGCTGGAGAGAGAGACATGATTGTTATGAGAAATGAAATAGGTCTCAGACATCCTTCTGGTCATTTGGAAGACAAATTTATCGATCTGGTTGTCTATGGTGACAACAAAGGATACTCCGCGATGGCTAAAACAGTAGGGTATCCCACAGCTATTGCTGCTAAGATGGTTCTAGATG GTGAAATAGACACCAAAGGCATGGTTATACCATTGACGAAGAACGTTTATAGACCAATACTTGAACGTGTCCGGGCAGAAGGCATTGTGTACAGTACGCACA